In Macadamia integrifolia cultivar HAES 741 chromosome 5, SCU_Mint_v3, whole genome shotgun sequence, a single window of DNA contains:
- the LOC122078098 gene encoding cytosolic sulfotransferase 5-like — MDHLFAPQFEAITLRDRGRSLSFPNTDIKNSELGLDRPSCFLLLLPLMADNIPYKTCFAPKSKEEEEEDERIHERLKETVATLPTIKIWFGNPMYQYQSFWYSSDIVGIGPLAVQDHFKAHPTDILIAATPKCGTTWLKSLVFAVMNHKSHSLDDHQHPFHKFNSHDLVPTLEIRLYNNNVNGDRIPNLDILSSPRLLATYMPYTSLPQSVRHSGCRIVYICRNTNDTLVSYWHFINKLRSKNSSMEPVTLEETFELFCKGISEFGPFWDHVLGYWKASLERPQSLLFLKYDEMQVEPVLHLKRMAEFMGCPFSSIEEKEGVVDQIIKLCSFENLSNLAVNMAATNPVGVTYSALFRKGKVGDSTTYLTHEMMEQLDRITEHKLQGSGLTL; from the coding sequence ATGGACCACTTGTTTGCTCCACAATTTGAAGCAATCACTTTGCGTGATCGAGGAAGGAGCCTTTCGTTCCCCAACACTGATATAAAGAATTCAGAGTTAGGTCTAGACAGACCAAGttgcttccttcttcttcttccactcaTGGCTGACAACATCCCTTACAAAACGTGTTTCGCTCCcaagagcaaagaagaagaggaagaagatgagagaatcCACGAGAGACTCAAAGAGACTGTTGCAACCCTTCCCACAATAAAAATTTGGTTTGGTAATCCAATGTACCAATATCAAAGCTTTTGGTACAGTTCCGATATTGTTGGGATTGGTCCATTGGCAGTTCAAGATCACTTCAAAGCACATCCCACTGATATCCTTATCGCTGCCACCCCCAAATGTGGTACAACTTGGCTGAAATCGCTAGTCTTCGCCGTCATGAATCATAAATCCCATTCTCTAGATGATCACCAACATCCTTTCCACAAATTCAACTCTCATGATCTCGTTCCGACATTGGAGATAAGGTTATACAACAACAATGTCAATGGTGATCGGATTCCTAACCTTGACATCCTTTCATCACCTAGATTGTTGGCTACTTACATGCCTTACACATCGCTACCACAATCGGTAAGACATTCTGGTTGCCGAATAGTTTATATTTGCAGGAACACTAATGATACTTTAGTGTCCTATTGGCATTTTATCAACAAATTAAGATCAAAGAACAGTTCAATGGAACCTGTGACATTGGAAGAAACCTTTGAGTTGTTTTGCAAAGGGATATCTGAATTTGGGCCATTTTGGGATCATGTGTTGGGGTATTGGAAAGCGAGCTTGGAACGGCCTCAAAGTCTGCTCTTCCTCAAGTACGACGAGATGCAGGTGGAACCTGTTCTTCACTTGAAAAGGATGGCAGAGTTTATGGGATGCCCTTTCTCCTCaatagaagagaaggaaggggtAGTTGATCAAATAATAAAACTATGCAGTTTCGAGAATTTGAGTAATTTAGCAGTGAATATGGCTGCAACAAATCCTGTTGGTGTTACATACAGTGCTTTATTCAGGAAAGGTAAAGTTGGAGATTCGACGACTTACCTGACACATGAGATGATGGAGCAGCTAGATCGAATCACAGAACATAAATTGCAAGGTTCAGGCTTAACGCTCTAA